From the genome of Calliopsis andreniformis isolate RMS-2024a unplaced genomic scaffold, iyCalAndr_principal scaffold0022, whole genome shotgun sequence, one region includes:
- the LOC143187373 gene encoding ribosome biogenesis protein BMS1 homolog yields the protein MGTEGEDTITHKTHRERLAGRKAEKKKAKKAHVQELSDKQRNPKAFTFHSAIKAERRFRRKQDIETKKQHIPLVDRTPLEPPPILVAVVGPPKVGKSLVIQCLIKSYMRQPLINIVGPVTIVSSKKRRVTFMECNNDINSMIDIAKVADLVLLLIDASFGFEMEIFEFLNICQVHGMPRIMGVLTHLDLIKNAKQLKKVKKTLKQRFWTEVYAGAKLFYLSGLLHGEYLRTEVKNLARFISVMKFRPLTWRSTHPYILADRIEDLTSPELIRQNPKADRTISLYGYVRGIPLNKETSVHIPGCGDLKIKDVSFLPDPCPLPNELKKRALVDKERLIYAPFSGVGGIVYDKDAVYVELGGSHSYKEEDTGLVGALMETQETLDQKLQHSELQLFSDAAPIKSQDVNEKFSNYMEETVVDNGRIRRKVVFPDSEDNNNEDVDEAEEDDTEDMDEAQAKASSDNDDTMKTEELKEEESEDDEEESCNKKKSLKRKNKSHQTGNVTRKKKKTSDDDSDLENSDTDVIKKSPYSKKRNTSEVSNKTEVYHSLSKESDILIKNKITEALSLLDSSSNKKNKKADSDSESFDELSDEDSRAGLEMDDTEENINSFEEENDEAEEDEEDNDENEDDDSRSIEKDDEELGSEEDVEDELKWKSNLAERAREAYENRQRSNKNLMKIVYGTFERRNLTQEKEDKTKEEAEEESEEIGGIFRVVQEQEKQKIQERELQNQEESIFYPEMPRDWLEEENKMLVANRFVTGKWKESEDAEELLKLDDMDDEELYGDFEDLETGEKHEEAAPKESQPDEMEEKRRLLEKKKKLKEQFDSEYDNGEEKTYYDELKSEAEKQASLNKSEFEGMDDDVRVQLEGYRPGMYVRVEIETVPCELITNLDPTYPLIIGGLLHGEENIGYVQTRIKKHRWYPKILKSKDPLILSIGWRRFQTLPIFSKLEDNLKNRMLKYTPEHVACMSHFWGPITPQSTGVLAVQDVANRVPGFRIAATGSIVEMDKSTQIVKKLKLTGVPMKIYKKTAFIKDMFNSALEVAKFEGAKIRTVSGIRGQIKKAVSKPEGCFRATFEDKILLSDIVFCRTWYKVDVPKFYNPVTSLLLPPEEKNRWQGMKTTGQLKREKNIHIPANTDSMYTPIQREPKVFKPLSIPRSLQKELPYQDKPKMPPTPGKRKPKFEDNRVAVVREPKEENIARLMKMIRTNYAHKQQQLKEATNRRIEALKAKVTAEERRKLKRQKELKKHIFRELSKLEKKKKQ from the exons ATGGGAACCGAAGGAGAAGATACAATAACTCACAAGACTCATAGGGAACGTCTTGCTGGTCGCAAGGCGGAGAAGAAAAAGGCCAAGAAGGCCCACGTTCAAGAATTAAGCGACAAACAGCGTAATCCCAAAGCGTTTACCTTTCATTCCGCGATTAAAGCTGAGAGACGCTTTAGGCGGAAACAGGACATTGAAACTAAGAAGCAACACATACCACTTGTTGACAGAACCCCCCTTGAACCACCACCAATTTTGGTTGCAGTGGTTGGTCCTCCAAAAGTGGGCAAGTCGCTGGTAATACAATGTCTCATCAAAAGTTACATGAGACAACCCTTGATCAATATAGTTGGTCCAGTTACAATTGTCTCTAGCAAAAAGAGAAGAGTAACTTTCATGGAATGCAACAATGACATAAACAGTATGATAGACATTGCAAAAGTGGCAGATTTAGTATTACTACTGATAGATGCATCTTTTGGCTTTGAGAtggaaatttttgaatttttaaacatttgccAAGTTCATGGAATGCCTAGGATTATGGGTGTCTTAACAcatttagatttaataaaaaatgCAAAGCAACTGAAGAAAGTTAAGAAAACTCTGAAACAACGTTTTTGGACAGAGGTGTATGCAGGGGCTAAGTTGTTTTACCTGTCTGGGTTGCTGCATGGAGAATATTTACGTACAGAAGTTAAGAATCTAGCAAGATTTATATCTGTGATGAAGTTCAGACCTTTGACTTGGCGTAGCACACATCCTTACATTCTTGCTGACAGAATAGAGGACTTAACATCTCCAGAATTAATTAGACAGAATCCAAAAGCTGATAGGACTATAAGTTTGTATGG ATATGTGAGAGGAATTCCTCTGAACAAAGAAACATCTGTACATATTCCTGGCTGTGGGGATTTGAAGATCAAAGATGTTAGCTTCTTACCAGATCCATGCCCCTTGCCAAACGAATTAAAGAAGCGCGCGTTGGTCGATAAAGAACGATTAATTTACGCACCTTTCTCTGGCGTGGGTGGAATAGTTTACGACAAGGATGCCGTTTATGTGGAATTAGGTGGGAGTCACTCTTACAAAGAGGAGGACACGGGTCTAGTGGGTGCTTTGATGGAAACTCAAGAAACGCTCGATCAAAAATTGCAACACAGCGAACTGCAATTGTTTAGCGACGCTGCTCCGATAAAATCGCAAGACGTGAATGAAAAATTTAGTAATTACATGGAAGAAACAGTAGTTGATAACGGAAGGATCAGAAGGAAAGTTGTTTTTCCCGATTCTgaagataataataatgaagatGTGGATGAAGCAGAAGAAGATGATACTGAGGATATGGATGAAGCACAAGCAAAAGCTTCGTCGGATAATGACGATACGATGAAAACCGAAGAACTAAAAGAGGAAGAGAGCGAGGATGATGAGGAAGAATCATGTAACAAAAAGAAGAGCCTCAAACGAAAAAATAAAAGCCATCAAACAGGGAATGTTACACgtaaaaagaagaaaacgtCTGATGATGATTCAGATTTAGAAAACAGTGATACAGATGTGATAAAAAAATCTCCATATTCTAAAAAACGTAATACTTCAGAAGTATCCAATAAAACGGAAGTTTATCATTCCCTGAGCAAGGAATCAGATatcttaataaaaaataaaatcacagaagcgcttagtttgttagactcaagttcaaataaaaaaaataaaaaggcaGACAGTGATAGCGAAAGTTTTGACGAACTCAGCGATGAAGATTCGCGAGCTGGATTAGAAATGGATGACACAGAAGAGAATATCAATTCTTTCGAGGAAGAAAATGATGAAGCTGAAGAAGACGAGGAAGATAATGATGAAAATGAAGACGATGATAGTAGAAGTATAGAAAAAGATGATGAAGAATTAGGAAGCGAAGAAGATGTTGAAGATGAATTAAAGTGGAAGTCGAATTTGGCTGAAAGAGCTAGAGAAGCTTACGAAAATCGCCAAAGAAGTAATAAAAATCTCATGAAAATCGTATATGGAACATTCGAGAGGAGAAATCTTACACAGGAAAAAGAAGATAAAACAAAAGAAGAAGCTGAGGAAGAAAGCGAAGAAATAGGTGGTATCTTTCGCGTGGTACAAGAGCaagagaagcaaaaaatacaagagcGAGAGCTACAAAATCAAGAGGAATCTATATTTTATCCAGAAATGCCGCGAGATTGGTTGGAAGAAGAAAATAAGATGCTCGTAGCAAATCGTTTCGTGACTGGAAAATGGAAAGAATCAGAAGATGCTGAAGAGCTTTTAAAACTGGACGATATGGATGATGAAGAGTTGTATGGAGATTTCGAAGACTTAGAAACTGGGGAAAAACATGAAGAAGCAGCGCCAAAAGAATCACAACCAGACGAAATGGAAGAGAAGAGACGACTTttagagaagaagaagaaattaaaagaacaattCGACTCAGAATACGATAATGGCGAAGAGAAAACTTATTACGATGAGTTAAAATCAGAAGCTGAAAAACAGGCAAGTCTGAATAAATCAGAATTCGAGGGAATGGACGATGATGTCAGAGTTCAACTAGAAGGCTATCGTCCAGGCATGTATGTCCGCGTTGAAATAGAAACTGTACCTTGCGAACTTATTACAAACCTAGATCCTACTTATCCACTAATTATTGGTGGACTCTTACACGGTGAAGAAAATATAGGATACGTGCAGACAAGGATTAAAAAACATCGATGGTATCCGAAAATCCTGAAGAGCAAAGATCCACTGATCCTTTCCATAGGGTGGAGGCGATTTCAAACGCTGCCGATTTTCTCCAAATTAGAAGACAATTTGAAGAACAGAATGCTGAAATATACTCCAGAACACGTTGCTTGCATGTCTCATTTTTGGGGTCCCATTACTCCTCAGAGTACAGGAGTGTTAGCTGTTCAAGATGTCGCTAACAGAGTACCAGGATTCAGAATAGCGGCAACAGGTTCTATAGTTGAAATGGATAAGAGTACGCAGATCGTGAAGAAGCTAAAACTTACTGGTGTTCCCATGAAAATATATAAGAAAACTGCTTTCATCAAGGACATGTTTAACTCGGCTCTTGAGGTAGCGAAGTTCGAAGGTGCCAAGATCAGAACTGTCTCTGGCATACGTGGTCAAATAAAGAAGGCAGTGTCGAAACCAGAAGGTTGCTTCCGTGCCACTTTCGAGGACAAAATACTTTTGAGTGACATTGTGTTCTGTCGTACCTGGTACAAAGTTGACGTGCCGAAGTTCTATAATCCAGTAACATCTCTTCTGTTACCGCCTGAAGAAAAGAATCGTTGGCAAGGAATGAAGACGACTGGTCAGTTAAAGAGGGAGAAGAATATACACATACCAGCGAATACAGATTCCATGTACACACCCATTCAGAGAGAGCCAAAGGTATTCAAGCCTCTGTCTATTCCTCGAAGCTTGCAGAAAGAACTTCCATACCAAGACAAGCCGAAGATGCCACCAACACCTGGCAAACGCAaaccgaagtttgaggataataGAGTAGCTGTAGTGCGCGAGCCAAAAGAGGAAAATATAGCAAGACTTATGAAAATGATCAGAACCAATTATGCTCATAAACAGCAGCAGCTCAAAGAAGCCACAAATAGAAGAATAGAAGCACTTAAGGCTAAGGTGACAGCGGAGGAGAGACGGAAACTGAAGAGGCAGAAGGAACTGAAGAAACACATATTCAGGGAACTGAGTAAGctggaaaagaaaaagaagcagTAA
- the Jbug gene encoding filamin-type immunoglobulin domains fbug isoform X2, which translates to MLPIHKPTSFIIDPSIDPSKVTVTVSGPSGKIIPIQKSILRGLTYTITAEEVGEHIIQILVNGQHIQGSPFRSQAYNARAIQIGNIPNGVINQPVEFEIDGSRAGSGNLEILVNGGHVTSFVRALGSQRFLASFVPHEAVVHLVEMTFNGEVVPGSPWRVGIMPAPKMSVIGDSIRLVPAGSPALFELSALGFNSNEIDVQIITPSKRHIPARIEEELGRPGEFRVEFTPTEVGSHLVEVSIAGQKLPAGPLVAKVYNSSLIQVTDVPSAVVGHACQFRVDASAAGEGQLEISINEGEVPNHVQVVGGGRCLVSFTPEIAKPHYIDIKFNGEAVKGCPFICNVSDTSRVTLSLNHLELIPVDQPASFHMGVDGSGSAELAVSVRGPNSELPVKVTGDIKSGFTAEFIPRDVGVHSISVEYNGHPVNGTPFLAKAFNADKVLIGPVARGSVGQPTHFTVDASQAGEGNLEITISARSQNIPTQVTPQGNARFSVSFVPFEACEHIINIAFNKRTVPGCPIVTRVGGDSHVTVSGQALSSAGLGRQSYLTVSNVAGSLEDLEVNVEGRPAFRLRHY; encoded by the exons ATGCTACCTATTCACAAGCCAACTAGTTTCATTATAGATCCAAGTATAGATCCCAGTAAAGTTACCGTCACTGTTTCTG GTCCCAGTGGCAAAATAATCCCTATCCAAAAATCAATTCTTCGAGGTCTGACGTACACGATAACTGCCGAAGAAGTAGGCGAACATATTATTCAGATTTTGGTAAACGGTCAGCATATCCAAGGCTCTCCCTTCAG ATCGCAGGCATACAATGCACGTGCTATTCAAATTGGGAACATTCCGAATGGCGTGATTAATCAGCCAGTAGAATTTGAAA TTGACGGATCTAGAGCTGGATCTGGAAATCTAGAGATTCTTGTGAATGGCGGTCACGTGACAAGCTTTGTCAGAGCGTTAGGGAGTCAACGATTTTTGGCATCCTTTGTACCTCATGAAGCTGTTGTACAcctggtagaaatgacgttcaaCGGAGAAGTTGTGCCCG GATCGCCTTGGCGTGTGGGCATTATGCCAGCCCCAAAAATGTCAGTAATTGGGGACTCCATAAGATTAGTCCCTGCCGGTAGTCCAGCACTGTTTGAGCTGTCTGCTCTTGGCTTTAACAGTAACGAAATTGATGTCCAAATTATAA CACCTTCCAAAAGACACATTCCTgcaagaattgaggaagagctaGGACGTCCTGGAGAATTCCGTGTTGAATTTACTCCAACAGAAGTGGGCAGTCATCTTGTAGAAGTAAGCATCGCGGGACAGAAGCTACCGGCAGGACCTCTTGTTGCCAAGGTGTACAACAGCAGTTTAATTCAAGTTACTGATGTACCCAGTGCTGTAGTAGGACATGCCTGCCAATTTAGAG TTGATGCTAGTGCTGCTGGAGAAGGGCAGCTTGAAATTTCTATAAATGAGGGAGAAGTGCCTAATCATGTTCAAGTAGTAGGAGGTGGACGTTGTCTTGTCTCTTTTACCCCTGAAATTGCTAAACCACACTACATTGATATAAAATTCAATGGGGAAGCAGTGAAAGGATGCCCCTTCATTTGTAATGTATCGGATACAAGTAGAGTAACATTAAGTTTAAATCATCTGGAGTTAATTCCAGTTGATCAACCTGCTAGTTTTCACATGGGCGTTGATGGTAGTGGCAGTGCAGAACTTGCCGTTTCTGTAAGAG GACCAAATAGTGAATTACCCGTTAAAGTAACGGGTGACATAAAAAGTGGTTTTACGGCAGAATTTATCCCAAGAGATGTTGGCGTTCATTCAATCAGCGTCGAGTACAATGGGCATCCTGTCAATGGCACGCCATTCTTAGCTAAGGCATTTAATGCTGATAAAGTATTAATTGGACCTGTAGCCAGGGGTAGTGTTGGTCAACCGACACATTTTACTG TTGATGCGAGTCAAGCAGGCGAAGGGAATCTAGAAATTACAATATCGGCTCGCAGTCAGAATATACCTACTCAAGTCACACCACAAGGGAATGCTCGATTTTCGGTTAGCTTCGTACCATTTGAGGCGTGCGAACATATCATTAACATAGCTTTCAACAAGCGAACTGTACCAGGTTGCCCGATTGTAACTCGGGTAGGTGGTGATAGTCATGTAACAGTGAGTGGGCAGGCATTAAGCAGTGCTGGATTAGGACGACAAAGTTATCTTACCGTCAGTAACGTTGCCGGTAGCTTGGAAGATTTAGAAGTTAACGTTGAAG GTCGGCCAGCTTTCAGACTACGACATTACTAG